The proteins below are encoded in one region of bacterium:
- a CDS encoding sigma-54 dependent transcriptional regulator, translating into MNARHEIAVIEDNAVMRLGMTESLRREGFRVHEFSDGPSALDFFKKQTVHLVITDLKMEPVSGMELLQTIKSAHPATEVMVVSAFGTVEAAVEAMRLGAVDFMTKPFPSEELRIRVGKVIEKIQRDQTVARLTEENLLLQDELASNYQEMIGASESMQNLSALIRRVATENSSVLIEGESGTGKELVARALHYNSPRKERPFIKVNCGALNDGLLESELFGHEKGAFTGAIKRKKGRFELADGGTLFLDEIGDVSPAMQVKLLRVLQEKEFERVGGEETIGVDVRIIAATHRPLARWVAEEKFREDLYYRLRVIPIHLPPLRERKKDLPALVDHFIRKLSQSKGESQKTIPPAGMELLMNYSWPGNIRELENLVERLCVISTGKEIDPQLIAQHVSGNHKPFHAGLDNLPLEEAVEAFEKNLVLQALKKTNNVKNQAAKLLGIRTSTLYYKMEKFGLL; encoded by the coding sequence ATGAACGCCCGGCATGAAATAGCTGTTATTGAAGACAATGCCGTCATGCGTTTAGGTATGACTGAAAGTCTCCGCCGTGAAGGTTTCAGAGTCCATGAATTTTCCGATGGACCGTCGGCATTGGATTTTTTCAAAAAACAAACGGTTCATCTGGTGATAACGGATTTGAAAATGGAGCCGGTCAGCGGCATGGAGCTTTTGCAAACAATCAAATCAGCCCATCCGGCCACTGAAGTAATGGTAGTCAGCGCCTTTGGAACGGTTGAAGCCGCCGTCGAAGCGATGCGACTGGGCGCTGTCGATTTTATGACCAAACCATTTCCATCCGAAGAATTGCGAATTCGCGTCGGCAAAGTCATTGAAAAAATTCAACGCGATCAGACCGTCGCACGGTTGACGGAAGAAAATTTATTATTGCAGGATGAACTGGCCAGTAATTATCAGGAAATGATCGGCGCGTCGGAATCAATGCAAAACCTCAGCGCCCTCATCCGACGAGTCGCTACAGAAAACAGTTCTGTCCTTATCGAAGGCGAAAGCGGTACCGGCAAAGAATTAGTGGCTCGTGCGCTACACTACAATAGTCCCCGTAAAGAACGGCCGTTCATTAAAGTTAATTGCGGTGCGCTCAACGACGGATTGCTCGAAAGCGAACTTTTCGGACACGAAAAAGGCGCTTTCACCGGTGCGATCAAACGAAAAAAAGGACGTTTTGAACTGGCCGACGGCGGTACGCTTTTCTTAGACGAAATCGGCGACGTTTCTCCCGCAATGCAAGTAAAACTGTTGCGCGTACTTCAGGAAAAAGAATTTGAACGCGTTGGCGGAGAAGAAACGATCGGCGTGGACGTTCGCATTATCGCGGCGACGCACCGGCCGTTAGCACGCTGGGTTGCTGAAGAAAAATTCCGCGAAGATTTATATTATCGTCTACGGGTAATTCCCATCCACCTGCCTCCGCTGCGTGAACGTAAAAAAGATCTGCCGGCTTTGGTGGATCATTTTATAAGGAAATTGTCGCAATCCAAAGGCGAGTCCCAAAAAACTATCCCGCCGGCAGGCATGGAACTCTTGATGAATTATTCCTGGCCGGGTAATATCCGGGAACTCGAAAACCTGGTTGAGCGTTTGTGCGTCATTTCCACAGGCAAAGAAATCGATCCGCAATTGATCGCACAACATGTCAGCGGTAATCACAAACCGTTTCACGCCGGATTGGACAATTTGCCGCTCGAAGAAGCGGTGGAGGCTTTTGAAAAAAATCTGGTTTTACAAGCTCTGAAAAAAACCAACAACGTCAAAAATCAAGCGGCAAAACTATTGGGAATTCGAACCAGTACCTTATATTACAAAATGGAAAAATTTGGATTACTATGA
- a CDS encoding insulinase family protein, whose protein sequence is MRTKGLSFLCLILALVVSATAQEQEFKFIQELGGIKEYQLNKNGLKVLLMEDHSAPVLTFMVTFNVGSRNEVIGTTGATHILEHLMFKGTPNFNREKGNSLDMSFGRFGAINNASTWNDYTNYYEILPSEHLEMVVEIEADRMRNLSLLEKDKASEMTVVRNEFERGENDPLEALDKNIWATAYQAHPYHHSAIGWRSDIENISIPKLKEFYDTFYWPDNATVTIIGDFDQKKALSLIYKYFGVIPRSPKPIPQMTTEEPVQEGPRRVILRRSGPNGIVGVAHKIPKAISKERYAVAVLATVLGTGKNSRFYKSLIDQGLASNVYIQNLPFRDEGLHISYAYLTPGVAHESVEKIIHDEYQKIIDQGITKAECDAAIAQLKASETYARDGSFSIAGRINTAIAAGDWKWFVTYVDELSKVTPEDVKAVAQKYLKDDQMTVGYFIPKEGATTGSLDQHSVGNYARHYRAENENELIETSSVIEATGMAANITDKKVAGIRVLSMKTGAKNIVTMKGCLMAGGYFNPSGNKAIADLTAAMLDQGTTKRDKFAIAAQLEKIGARITFSSGNETLNFSVSCLSADVPTVINILAEQLRYPLFDASSFEIVKKRRMALYQEEMDDTDVRAEEKLMETIFPASHSNHGILSEQMVKDIGKTTLTEISDFYKKHYGPASMILVAVGDVRADELQKSIQTNFNGWSGGVNYTIPKRAVQSKSSKPIVVTLKDKTSASLSMGLPTGILQNEKDYVALYVATNILGNDFQDRLMATVRDKEGLTYGVYSFLGGHTYSDGYWEVVATFSPDLLKKGMESTRRQVDKWIDEGVTEDELKDKKTNISGTFKVSLSTTAGMANSILALARRNVPMVWLDEYPQKVNVLTLKEVNDAIKKYVVKENIYTVVAGSVDEKLEKLSE, encoded by the coding sequence ATGAGAACGAAGGGGTTGTCTTTTCTGTGTCTGATACTGGCACTCGTTGTCAGTGCGACCGCACAGGAACAGGAGTTTAAATTTATCCAGGAATTGGGTGGAATTAAAGAATATCAATTGAATAAGAACGGGTTGAAAGTTTTATTGATGGAGGATCACTCGGCGCCGGTTCTAACATTTATGGTAACTTTCAACGTGGGATCGCGCAATGAAGTGATCGGCACAACCGGCGCGACGCACATTCTGGAGCATCTCATGTTCAAAGGCACGCCGAATTTTAATCGCGAAAAAGGCAATTCACTCGACATGTCATTCGGGCGATTCGGCGCAATCAATAATGCCTCAACATGGAACGATTATACTAATTATTACGAAATATTGCCGAGCGAACATCTTGAAATGGTGGTCGAAATCGAAGCGGATCGCATGCGCAATTTGAGTTTGCTGGAAAAAGATAAAGCAAGCGAAATGACGGTTGTCCGTAATGAATTCGAACGCGGCGAAAATGATCCATTGGAAGCGCTCGATAAAAACATCTGGGCTACGGCTTACCAGGCGCATCCGTATCATCATTCTGCGATCGGATGGCGTTCCGATATCGAAAATATTTCGATTCCCAAACTCAAAGAATTTTACGATACGTTCTACTGGCCGGACAATGCGACCGTGACCATTATCGGGGACTTTGATCAGAAAAAAGCATTAAGCCTTATTTATAAATATTTTGGCGTAATTCCCCGGTCACCGAAACCGATTCCGCAGATGACGACGGAAGAACCGGTGCAGGAAGGTCCGCGCCGGGTGATCCTCCGTCGTTCCGGTCCTAACGGTATTGTCGGCGTCGCTCACAAGATTCCGAAGGCCATTTCAAAAGAGCGATATGCTGTGGCCGTTTTAGCAACGGTTCTCGGAACCGGCAAAAACAGCCGTTTCTATAAATCGCTGATCGATCAGGGATTGGCGTCCAATGTCTATATTCAAAATCTTCCTTTCCGCGATGAAGGCCTTCACATCAGTTATGCTTATCTGACTCCCGGCGTTGCTCATGAGAGCGTCGAAAAAATCATTCATGATGAATATCAAAAAATCATCGATCAAGGCATTACGAAAGCCGAATGCGACGCCGCTATCGCCCAGCTTAAAGCGTCCGAGACCTACGCGCGCGACGGGTCGTTTTCTATTGCCGGACGGATCAATACGGCCATTGCAGCCGGCGATTGGAAATGGTTTGTAACGTATGTGGATGAGTTGTCAAAAGTAACGCCGGAAGACGTTAAAGCAGTGGCCCAAAAATATTTGAAAGACGATCAGATGACGGTCGGATATTTTATCCCGAAAGAAGGCGCAACGACCGGCAGCCTTGATCAACATTCTGTAGGCAATTATGCGCGCCATTATCGTGCAGAGAATGAAAATGAATTGATCGAAACCAGCTCTGTTATTGAAGCCACCGGCATGGCCGCAAACATTACCGATAAGAAAGTTGCAGGCATTCGTGTTTTGTCGATGAAAACAGGAGCGAAAAACATTGTCACCATGAAAGGTTGTTTAATGGCCGGCGGTTATTTTAATCCTTCCGGTAACAAAGCAATCGCCGATCTCACCGCAGCAATGCTCGATCAAGGGACGACCAAACGAGATAAATTTGCGATAGCGGCGCAATTGGAAAAAATCGGCGCGCGTATCACTTTCAGCAGCGGTAACGAAACCCTGAATTTTTCCGTCAGTTGTTTAAGCGCCGACGTTCCGACTGTGATCAATATTTTGGCCGAACAACTGCGGTATCCGTTGTTCGATGCTTCCTCATTTGAAATTGTCAAAAAACGGCGTATGGCCTTATATCAGGAAGAGATGGACGATACGGATGTACGCGCCGAAGAAAAACTAATGGAAACGATTTTTCCAGCATCGCATTCGAATCATGGGATTTTATCCGAACAAATGGTAAAGGATATTGGAAAAACAACGTTGACAGAGATCAGTGATTTTTACAAAAAGCACTATGGTCCTGCTTCGATGATTCTGGTGGCTGTCGGAGATGTTCGTGCCGATGAATTACAAAAAAGCATCCAGACCAATTTCAACGGCTGGAGCGGAGGAGTTAATTATACTATTCCTAAACGCGCGGTACAATCCAAATCCAGTAAGCCCATTGTCGTGACTCTCAAAGACAAAACCAGCGCATCCCTGTCTATGGGTTTGCCAACAGGCATCCTGCAAAATGAAAAGGATTACGTTGCTTTGTACGTCGCGACGAATATTCTTGGCAATGATTTTCAGGATCGTTTGATGGCGACAGTTCGTGATAAAGAAGGGCTGACGTACGGCGTATATTCATTTTTAGGCGGACATACCTACAGTGATGGTTACTGGGAGGTTGTGGCTACGTTCAGTCCCGATCTGTTGAAAAAAGGGATGGAGTCAACCCGGCGTCAAGTTGATAAATGGATCGACGAAGGCGTGACCGAAGATGAATTGAAAGACAAAAAGACGAATATCAGCGGCACTTTCAAAGTAAGCCTTTCTACCACAGCCGGCATGGCGAATTCAATCTTGGCGCTTGCCCGCCGCAATGTTCCAATGGTCTGGCTTGACGAATATCCTCAAAAAGTAAACGTTTTGACTCTGAAAGAAGTCAATGATGCCATTAAGAAATACGTGGTCAAAGAAAATATTTACACCGTAGTCGCCGGCAGTGTTGATGAGAAGCTTGAAAAATTATCCGAGTAG
- a CDS encoding sigma factor, ECF subfamily protein gives MTQKVHQLVENLFRHQTGQVTATLSRIYGLDHLELIEDAVQETLLKALQTWPIKGVPKNPGGWIYTSAKNLTVDKLRRETGVVTRTHDFDNLLEMQSHIGDDQEIFLDAELKDDVLKMMFVCCHPANSREAQVSLTLNILCGFSVSEISKAFFAQDTTVAQRLVRAKRKIRDEQLSLEAPKSGELKIRVESVLEVLYLLFNKGYNAHEGESLIQEELCEEAIRLLTILSDHPTGRLPEVHALLALMYLQMSRFPARLDSKGDILLLSEQNRELWDRAMIQRGFYHLDLARRSDELTDYHVQAGIAACHALAPSYEKTDWKTITDYYDILLSINDSPVYALNRAVALAMSGRPDAGLDALEGLAHLPTMRTYYLYYATLGELFTRAGRNSDAAEAYRQALQTVQTEPEKKLLQKRLLLLL, from the coding sequence ATGACTCAAAAAGTCCATCAATTAGTAGAAAATCTTTTTCGGCATCAGACCGGTCAGGTGACGGCAACGCTTAGCCGTATCTACGGATTGGATCATCTGGAATTGATCGAAGACGCGGTTCAGGAGACGCTGCTCAAAGCGCTGCAGACCTGGCCGATCAAAGGTGTTCCCAAAAATCCGGGAGGGTGGATTTATACGTCCGCAAAAAATCTAACCGTAGACAAATTGCGCCGTGAAACCGGCGTCGTTACCCGCACTCACGATTTTGATAATTTATTGGAAATGCAATCGCATATCGGAGACGATCAGGAAATTTTTCTCGACGCCGAGCTCAAAGATGATGTCTTAAAAATGATGTTCGTCTGTTGTCATCCGGCTAATTCGCGCGAAGCCCAAGTGTCGCTGACATTGAACATTCTCTGCGGTTTCAGTGTGTCTGAAATTTCGAAGGCCTTTTTCGCTCAGGATACGACTGTTGCACAGCGATTAGTTCGTGCAAAACGAAAAATCAGGGATGAACAGTTATCTCTCGAAGCGCCGAAAAGCGGGGAATTAAAAATTCGCGTCGAATCGGTTTTGGAAGTTTTATACCTGCTTTTTAATAAAGGTTACAACGCCCATGAAGGCGAGAGTCTGATCCAAGAAGAATTATGTGAGGAAGCTATACGGTTACTGACCATTTTATCCGATCACCCGACCGGAAGGCTTCCGGAAGTGCATGCATTACTTGCGCTGATGTATCTGCAGATGTCGCGATTTCCAGCACGCCTTGATTCTAAAGGCGACATTCTGTTGCTGAGCGAGCAAAATCGCGAATTATGGGATCGTGCGATGATCCAACGCGGATTTTATCATCTGGATCTGGCTCGGCGTTCGGATGAACTGACAGACTATCACGTACAGGCCGGCATCGCGGCCTGCCATGCGCTGGCGCCGTCGTATGAGAAAACTGATTGGAAGACCATCACGGACTATTACGATATTTTATTGTCGATCAACGATTCGCCGGTATATGCTTTGAACAGAGCCGTTGCGTTAGCTATGAGTGGAAGACCTGATGCAGGACTCGATGCTCTCGAAGGACTGGCCCATTTGCCGACCATGCGAACCTATTATTTATATTATGCTACCTTGGGGGAACTGTTTACCCGTGCCGGCCGGAATTCCGATGCCGCTGAGGCCTACCGTCAGGCTCTGCAAACCGTTCAAACCGAACCTGAGAAAAAATTACTCCAAAAACGTCTTCTACTACTCCTCTAA
- a CDS encoding VOC family protein, whose amino-acid sequence MNNAINWFEIPVKDMNRAAAFYEKILGASLHRDNIMGFDMAFLPCDQGSVGGALVSGEGYVPSDKGALVYLNGGNDLSQVLNRVVSAGGTVIVPKTNITPEIGFFAIFKDVEGNKVALHSME is encoded by the coding sequence ATGAACAATGCAATTAATTGGTTTGAAATTCCGGTCAAAGACATGAACCGCGCTGCCGCTTTTTATGAAAAAATTCTAGGCGCATCTTTGCATCGCGATAACATTATGGGATTTGACATGGCTTTTTTACCATGCGATCAGGGCTCAGTCGGCGGCGCTTTGGTGTCCGGTGAAGGATACGTGCCCTCTGATAAAGGAGCATTAGTGTATCTCAATGGCGGCAACGATCTAAGCCAAGTACTCAACCGCGTTGTCAGTGCCGGAGGCACCGTCATTGTGCCTAAAACTAATATTACACCGGAAATCGGTTTTTTTGCGATTTTCAAAGACGTCGAAGGCAATAAAGTTGCTTTGCATTCAATGGAATAA
- a CDS encoding DUF2461 domain-containing protein, which produces MGYFTKEFLEFFRLLEKNNSTEWFRENKPWYETAVKEPFYRLVEEMIQRIHQYDPKVAIAPKDAIFRINRDIRFSKDKSPYKTHASALISREGKKSKEAPGFYFQLSAHEIMIAGGAYMVEKENLHKIRTKIARSPKEFEKLLKHADFKKKFGALQGETNKILPKEFQSAVKTQPLIANKQFYYMAELPVKAITGNLLPDVMMAYYKAGQAVNSFLREAMYGKR; this is translated from the coding sequence ATGGGTTATTTTACCAAAGAGTTTCTGGAATTTTTCCGCTTATTGGAAAAAAACAATTCGACCGAATGGTTTCGCGAGAATAAACCGTGGTATGAAACGGCAGTAAAAGAGCCGTTTTATCGCCTGGTAGAAGAAATGATTCAACGGATTCACCAATACGATCCGAAAGTTGCTATCGCGCCGAAAGATGCCATTTTCAGGATCAATCGCGACATTCGTTTTTCAAAAGACAAAAGCCCGTACAAAACGCATGCTTCGGCTCTCATTTCGCGTGAAGGCAAAAAATCAAAAGAAGCGCCGGGTTTTTACTTTCAATTATCGGCTCATGAAATCATGATTGCCGGCGGCGCGTACATGGTCGAAAAAGAAAACCTTCATAAGATCAGGACGAAAATTGCGCGTTCGCCCAAAGAATTCGAAAAACTTCTTAAGCACGCTGATTTCAAAAAGAAATTCGGCGCCTTACAAGGTGAAACCAATAAAATTCTTCCTAAAGAATTTCAATCGGCCGTTAAAACGCAACCGCTCATTGCCAATAAACAGTTTTATTATATGGCGGAACTGCCGGTAAAAGCGATTACCGGTAATCTTTTACCGGACGTAATGATGGCTTATTATAAAGCCGGACAAGCGGTCAATAGTTTTCTGAGAGAGGCAATGTACGGAAAACGCTAA
- a CDS encoding YciI family protein: MPQYILLLPGGDFEGVSANEMQKISEDYLSWVDTLKKTGRYKRAAHLLDAGRVLHKENDRVVDGPFTETKEAIGGYYQLEAKDYEEAIELAKACPHLKYDGTVEIREVIEHQEE, translated from the coding sequence ATGCCACAATATATTTTATTGTTACCGGGCGGGGACTTCGAAGGCGTTTCAGCCAATGAAATGCAAAAAATAAGCGAAGATTATTTATCATGGGTCGACACCTTGAAAAAAACCGGGCGTTACAAACGTGCCGCGCATTTACTTGACGCCGGGCGCGTCTTACATAAAGAAAACGACCGGGTCGTCGATGGCCCGTTTACGGAAACGAAAGAAGCGATTGGCGGATACTATCAATTAGAAGCGAAAGATTACGAAGAAGCGATTGAATTGGCCAAAGCGTGTCCGCATTTGAAATACGACGGCACAGTCGAAATACGCGAAGTTATCGAACATCAAGAGGAGTGA
- a CDS encoding YciI family protein, which translates to MAQFILLLQGGEFSEYSEEQMQRIRQEYYAWSQKLAAEGRNLGGNELAHSGRILKKKGGQFVDGPFTETKEAVGGFFQIEAKDLEEATTISRECPHLKFKGKVEVREIVMH; encoded by the coding sequence ATGGCTCAATTTATTTTATTACTCCAAGGCGGAGAGTTTTCCGAATACTCGGAAGAACAAATGCAACGTATTCGCCAGGAATATTACGCATGGTCCCAGAAATTAGCCGCCGAAGGCCGCAATCTCGGAGGAAATGAATTGGCGCATAGCGGCCGAATTTTAAAAAAGAAAGGCGGCCAGTTTGTCGATGGTCCCTTTACCGAAACAAAAGAAGCCGTCGGAGGATTTTTTCAAATCGAAGCGAAAGATCTGGAAGAAGCTACGACTATTTCCCGCGAATGCCCGCATTTGAAATTTAAAGGCAAAGTTGAGGTTCGGGAAATCGTAATGCATTAA
- the rho gene encoding transcription termination factor Rho, producing MSNSFSGILEIDPKGFGFTRVLSLDLKSTPADVYVPQPLIRQYNLRAGVMIEGEAKPSGKGSPQATAILTVNGLAPDVWAVLKEFAAHDAIQPNEKIKLVGTYSALSMRVVELLCPIGKGQRGLIVAPPKAGKTRLLQEMAHAISADNPEIELLVLLIDERPEEVTDMRRTIRGEVFASSSDSEGGRHIRLAQLALEYAKRKVETGKDVVMLLDSLTRMGRAFNVHQKSSGRTLSGGVDIRALEIPKRIFGAARNLEGGGSLTIIATALIETNSRMDELIFQEFKGTGNMELVLNRELAEERLFPAITVNASATRNEELLFGERTPQHQKLRRSIAKFQPKEALRTLLGLIEKSPTNEQLLDHFK from the coding sequence ATGTCCAACTCGTTTTCCGGAATACTCGAAATTGATCCAAAAGGTTTCGGTTTTACACGCGTTTTATCGCTGGACCTCAAAAGTACACCGGCGGATGTGTATGTACCCCAGCCATTGATCCGTCAATACAATCTCCGCGCCGGCGTCATGATCGAAGGTGAGGCAAAACCGAGCGGTAAAGGCAGTCCGCAGGCAACCGCCATTCTGACGGTTAATGGACTGGCGCCGGATGTTTGGGCCGTTCTCAAAGAATTTGCGGCACACGACGCCATACAACCTAATGAAAAAATCAAACTCGTAGGAACGTATTCCGCGTTGAGTATGCGTGTGGTCGAATTGCTTTGCCCAATCGGCAAGGGCCAGCGCGGTTTGATCGTAGCTCCACCCAAAGCCGGTAAAACAAGGCTTCTGCAGGAAATGGCGCACGCCATCAGCGCGGATAATCCTGAAATCGAATTGCTCGTTCTGTTGATCGATGAGCGGCCAGAAGAAGTGACGGACATGCGCCGCACGATTCGCGGCGAAGTATTTGCCAGTTCGAGCGACAGCGAAGGCGGCCGTCATATCCGGTTGGCTCAGCTCGCACTCGAGTACGCGAAACGTAAAGTCGAAACCGGCAAAGACGTCGTGATGTTGCTCGACTCACTCACACGCATGGGCCGGGCATTCAACGTACATCAAAAAAGCAGCGGACGTACTTTGTCGGGCGGCGTCGATATCCGAGCGCTGGAAATTCCAAAACGCATTTTCGGCGCGGCGCGTAATCTCGAAGGCGGCGGTTCGCTCACCATCATTGCTACCGCATTGATTGAAACCAATTCAAGAATGGATGAACTGATCTTTCAGGAATTCAAAGGTACCGGTAATATGGAATTGGTATTGAACCGGGAATTAGCCGAAGAGCGTTTATTTCCGGCCATTACCGTCAATGCTTCCGCGACGCGCAACGAAGAATTGCTTTTCGGCGAGCGTACACCGCAGCATCAGAAACTTCGCCGCTCTATTGCTAAATTTCAACCTAAAGAAGCTTTGCGAACGCTTCTGGGACTCATCGAAAAATCTCCAACCAATGAACAACTCCTCGATCATTTCAAATAA
- a CDS encoding PQQ-dependent sugar dehydrogenase — protein MFFSCRDNKKDTPDETPDEMPVYVVAQAFPNLTFERPVDFQHAGDNRIFVVEQAGIIRVFPNDSLADSSEVFLDIRTKVDDRGNEEGLLGLAFDPHFKTNGYFYVNYTASQPERTVISRFSISATDSNLADAGSEFMVLEFSQPYNNHNGGQLAFGPDGYLYIATGDGGSGGDPRGNGQSLTTLLGKILCIDINGATVDVRYKIPPENPFYGNTSVKQEIFAYGLRNPWRFSFDPATGVLWAGDVGQNTLEEIDIIEKGGNYGWNIMEGYFCYNSTSCDTTGLTLPVWNYPRSEGFSVTGGYVYRGTQLPDLTGAYIYGDFGSGKIWTIKMTGNVATNKLLIESGLSIASFGVDSSQEIYICSFDGKIYKIKIL, from the coding sequence ATGTTCTTTTCATGCAGGGACAATAAAAAAGATACACCTGACGAAACGCCCGATGAAATGCCCGTTTATGTCGTGGCGCAGGCTTTTCCGAATCTGACTTTTGAACGTCCGGTTGATTTTCAGCATGCGGGTGATAATCGTATTTTTGTCGTCGAACAGGCCGGAATTATTCGAGTATTTCCCAACGATTCTTTAGCGGACTCATCTGAAGTTTTTCTTGATATCCGTACAAAGGTTGACGATCGCGGTAATGAAGAAGGTTTGCTGGGGCTTGCTTTTGATCCGCATTTTAAAACCAACGGGTATTTTTATGTCAATTACACAGCCTCTCAGCCTGAGCGAACTGTGATTTCGCGTTTTTCAATCAGTGCGACCGATTCCAATCTTGCCGATGCCGGAAGTGAATTCATGGTTCTTGAATTTTCACAGCCGTATAACAATCACAATGGCGGACAATTGGCATTCGGACCGGACGGATATTTGTACATTGCGACGGGCGATGGCGGATCCGGCGGCGACCCGCGCGGCAACGGCCAGAGTTTGACGACCCTGCTCGGAAAAATTTTGTGCATTGATATCAATGGAGCTACAGTTGATGTACGGTACAAAATCCCTCCGGAAAATCCGTTCTATGGTAACACCTCTGTAAAACAAGAAATTTTTGCTTATGGATTGCGTAATCCATGGCGGTTTAGTTTCGATCCTGCGACAGGGGTTTTATGGGCCGGCGACGTAGGACAAAACACCTTGGAAGAAATCGACATTATTGAAAAAGGCGGTAATTACGGATGGAATATCATGGAAGGATATTTCTGTTATAACTCGACTTCATGTGACACGACAGGATTGACCTTGCCGGTATGGAATTACCCGCGTTCCGAAGGATTCTCGGTAACCGGCGGTTACGTTTACCGCGGCACTCAACTGCCCGATCTCACCGGCGCTTATATATACGGCGATTTTGGAAGCGGAAAAATCTGGACGATCAAAATGACCGGTAATGTGGCGACGAATAAACTTTTGATCGAATCCGGATTGTCGATAGCTTCATTTGGTGTCGATAGTTCGCAGGAAATCTATATTTGTTCGTTCGACGGGAAGATTTATAAGATTAAGATTTTGTAA
- a CDS encoding site-specific DNA-methyltransferase — MIKDSEIELKFDHVLSSSQDKILIGNNSFQKFTGEFWTPRQRQAHSLHEIAYRACFKPQLPKFFIESLTQTGDIVYDPFSGRGTTALEAALLRRRVIANDINPLSVLLTGPRLSPPTLEQIEQRLSEISFEKKAHADIDLSMFFHPKTETEIVLLKKYFLKRISSGQEDDSDRWIRMVATNRLTGHSSGFFSVYTLPPNQAVTPADQKRINAKRKQKPDYRDTKKIILKKSRILLRDVSNEQREHLRVIREKAIFLTNDARQTDSISGNSVQLTVTSPPFLDVVQYASDNWLRCWFNGINSETIRISTARSVTEWETIMQDVFYELYRITKPGGHVAFEVGEVRNGKIRLDEHVVPLGIHAGFFCKGVLINEQRFTKTANIWGVGNNRKGTNTNRIVLFSK; from the coding sequence ATGATTAAAGATTCTGAAATTGAATTGAAATTTGATCATGTGCTTTCGTCCTCTCAAGATAAAATACTTATCGGCAATAATTCTTTTCAGAAGTTTACCGGTGAATTCTGGACCCCGCGACAGCGGCAAGCGCATTCGCTTCACGAAATTGCTTATCGAGCGTGTTTCAAGCCTCAATTGCCGAAATTTTTCATTGAATCGCTGACACAAACCGGAGACATAGTGTATGATCCTTTCAGCGGTCGAGGTACTACAGCATTGGAAGCAGCTCTACTCCGTCGCCGTGTTATTGCTAACGATATCAATCCTCTGAGCGTCCTGCTTACCGGCCCGCGTTTATCTCCGCCAACCCTTGAACAAATCGAACAACGATTATCGGAAATTTCATTTGAGAAAAAAGCGCATGCCGATATCGACCTCTCGATGTTTTTTCATCCAAAAACCGAAACTGAAATTGTATTGTTGAAAAAATATTTTCTAAAACGCATTTCGAGCGGACAAGAAGACGATAGTGATCGATGGATTCGTATGGTCGCGACCAATCGATTAACCGGACATTCGTCAGGTTTTTTTTCAGTGTATACGCTGCCGCCTAATCAAGCTGTTACACCGGCAGATCAGAAACGAATCAATGCTAAAAGGAAACAAAAACCGGATTACAGAGATACCAAAAAAATTATTCTTAAAAAAAGCAGAATCCTTCTTCGTGACGTCTCGAACGAACAGCGCGAACACCTTCGGGTCATTCGAGAGAAAGCGATTTTCCTGACAAACGACGCGCGTCAGACAGATTCTATTTCTGGCAACTCTGTTCAATTGACAGTCACTTCGCCTCCGTTTCTGGATGTCGTGCAATACGCCAGTGATAACTGGCTGCGATGCTGGTTCAACGGCATTAATTCTGAAACTATACGTATATCGACAGCTCGTTCTGTCACAGAATGGGAAACGATCATGCAAGATGTCTTTTATGAGCTTTACCGAATAACCAAACCCGGCGGCCACGTAGCATTTGAAGTCGGCGAAGTGCGTAATGGTAAAATCCGTCTTGACGAACATGTTGTTCCGCTCGGTATCCATGCAGGTTTTTTTTGCAAAGGCGTCCTGATCAATGAGCAGCGATTTACGAAAACGGCCAACATTTGGGGCGTTGGCAATAACCGTAAAGGAACGAATACGAACAGGATTGTACTATTTAGCAAATAA